ttaaaattgttacacgataaTGACTTCTGTACccatattttaactattttttaacgtgtctgtttagttcgcacatcattgtaaatataacggaatttgatgagactgtcaacaaagtgagaggtttagagCTATAACACCATATTtcatccactattttctacatttaagattgcctgtaccaagtcaggaatctgacagttattgtccattcgtttttttttttgtcatttgattttgccatgtgaatagggactttccgatCTGATTTTTCTCTGGGTTCGGTATTTTTTTGATTATACCTTTTTCATTATTTGACGTCGAAAAGCATATCAgtttttagatataaataaacatgcaatATGATTTGTGCTATGCACCGTTTTAtatctaccttcgaaaatataggttaacatgtgactatccctaaacgaatcaaattagTTGAAATATacgaatttttatatatttgatttagtaCATTTATGATAATAATTGGTTTCTTTTAGTGCAAACCTTACATGCCTTACAAATAGTCAAAACTTTGAGTTAGTAAGGCGATGGtatattactaattttaaaataatgttttactaTTTGTATAGGAAGAGACAAATGAATGTAGGAATAAAAATTGACGAAATCGAAGATATagggagaaaaaaatatgacagcaAGATTGTTTGAATGGTGTCTATTTATGTGAATTTTGTAGCATTTCGATTGACAACATTATGTCATTTACTACTTATTGAACATATTTTCCTTTTCTAACTAGTAAGTAATTTATCTGCattgaatatttcaatatcaattcATGCaagttatgtttttattttcagaatattAATGGCAAATTTACCAAAAGCAATCACATTGTCACATATCCAGAAAGATTAAATGTCGAACCATTTTGCAGTATTTtattaaaggtaaaaataagatttaggttgatgaatattcataatagaaatacaTTCATGCAAAATTTATCATAGAAATCAATTATGAGTTAACTACTTACacagctttatatttttgaaattacatGCATAAGGATTTGCCACCAAAGAAATATGGAAGGTAATCCGGGAAACCGTTCGGAATGTTGGGTTATTAATACTTGAACTTCGTAATTCATTTAGCTTTTTCAACTGAAATAATTGACGTCAACCATTGTAATCTtgatatctatgatgatgttattatacatgtaatcatCCACCAGTACGATTAAATTTTGATaccaactttaaaaaaagaagatgtggtatgattgccaaaatacaactctccacaagagacaaaatagtacagaaattaacacctaaaaaatgtatgcatgtGTGAGATATATcttaatatatttacataagatTCCTAAGTGTTGACAAACATCAAtagttatagaaaaaaatggtcGTAGTAAAGATATACAGGGTCGACTATATATAAACTTAATGCgtgttttcatgaaaaaaaaatcacactttTGTTGTCGATCGTGCGACAATAATGCCGCGAAGGCGAGACATATCAATCCTAGATTACAACGTCGGCGTCGTCAAACCTTCGTTTTAGTATGTAGTTAAAGTTATTTTAGACTTTGTCAAATCTCCATGGAattattaaatcttttaaatttattcagacGCTTGTTGTGATAGTTTTTAATACCCTTTTAAAGACTTTATTTATCTTTCATTAGGATTATTTAACACTTGagtaaaaagtttttttttaaagaaaaacagaccaaatgacGCATATGTTAGCATTTAAATGTCATCGTTCAGTACAGCCTTTACATGTAGCAAATTGATGCGACACGGTTCAACCTTTTTGTGAGTTCACAAGCACTCCCTATAACATGGAACAAGGTTATAACATCACGTTAGAAGAACAAGTTATTAACATCAAATGGAAATGATTTCACTTATAAAACCGGCACGAAGCAAACACAATACTCGTACGGACAGATCCAAAATTACATCTAAGAAGACTCGGAGTTACTTAAAGCTAGTGCATGTcaataacaaacaatatatatatatattttccttttcgACTTCAGTTTCAATCAACGGTTTTGGTGAAAACCATAATAAACAGGCAACAAAAAGtatattaaatcatttttaagtCTTGTTCAATATCCATTATAATAATACTTAGTATCGTTAGGGTGTATGAACATACGTTTACATAACGGttccatttttattttgctttgtgtataaatgttttgaatctATTACTAATTCACACTTCTTTCTATGATAACTGAAGAAATAGGGCCTCATTATTTAACACATTATAAAATTAATCTTGgataaatgatatttataattaGTTGTTATTTGGCTTGAAGAAGCTGTCAGTGACCATGGTAAATTCTAGTAATTTCAGATCTTAACTTTTGTCCTTATGTGTTGTTTTTAGGAATGTCCTCATAACCTTCATACTGTCTATGatttcgtttgatgtttttttcctgctctgtatcgatctgatgagttacatactttttaaattatttttttaattttttctaacGTTGTGCTATAACATCACGGTCAGAGTAAGCGGTACGATATACCACCTGTTAAAGGCCGTATGCTGATCTATAATCGTCTATATTTTCTAATTATCACCACATCTTCATATGCTAAGGTTCAATTTCCGTTTAAGTTTAACGTTgctcataaaaatataacaatgtttTTCCAAGATGATGTTCAAAATGGTTCTTTTTGTTCGTTATTCATTTACAAGATTTAACATACAGGCAGGTAGCACCACAGTAATCTCGAGAAAATAATGTATTATCAGTCTttgtaaaacacaattttgctGTTTTCGAAAAGTCGGAATATAGCTTCGGGTAGACACCCTCTGGTAGAAAACTGTTTTGATGCTTTGTATTTCACATGTTaactaatttatttttaagGAAACGGAAGCAGATCAAGAAGTTAGTTACAATCTGTTTGGAGTAGTTTCACATTCAGGAAGTCTTAATAGTGGGCATTATGTAGCTTATATTAAAACTGTCCAGAATACCGCAAATGATTGGTACAAGCAAATGCAGAATCATTGGACGTTTGATGCCCAAGAAAGCTATGAAGATAAGGTAGAGCGAAAGCTGGAGGAgctaaaacaaatacaaaaatctgTTCACGTCATCAGCACTGAAAATAGGAATAGCGATAAACGATATACGTATTCCTTTTCAACACCGGAAATGGAAATACGAGACGAAATAAAATGGTATTGCATCGACGATAATAAGGTCGaatgttgtaaaacaaaagaggctataaataacaaaaacgcATACTTACTTATGTATGCGAAGCAAAGACCAGAATTTTCTTAAACAAGCCTGAATTGACTCTTATGTATAATCAATCATAATGAAATTgttgcttttgattttttgttgttattttaaacGGTATACTAGCATTTCAAAAAATAAGTCTAAACAGTACATGTTGATGtaattttaaagattattttttaagcacttaaaatatttgacaccCATCTAATAGAGAAAATCAGAACTGCGAACGTAGATGTATTCGaattttttattaatcaaaaatttgatttttcaacaaatCAATACAATTTCCCGCTGAAGCTTGATACGATCACAGAGATCGAATCGAAACCTGAACAGTTTTGGCAAGTATGGACATTACCGTTAAGTCTAATAAAATCTCTGAATTCGGactatatatttgaaaagtgtaaaaaaaattcttacacaTAATGCATGTGATCAAAGAActgaaacatttttatttggacTTTTACTAATAGGGtcctatataaaaaatctatattAAGGGTTAGATTTAGCATATCCAAATAATCAGagaattcaattttgtttattaattaatGGACATTTTAAAGTCAgtttttcaaatgaattcaCCTCATCTTAcatctaaatatataaaacgatcttaaaaaaatgatttataaagaATAACAAACAAACCTTACGCGGTTCTACCAGATATTTCCCCTctataagaattaaaaaataaaaaaaaatattccaaaatgcAGTAACCTTAACATTCTAAATCCTCGTTAtgtgttttaattgattttagtctctgatgcatgattttgaatttgtttttggcATTTAACTGACTTTCAGAAAGTGTGAGTTCTTCAAATCGTACTTTCGTGTTTTATTGTATTTGCTGATACTATttgtattgttgttttgttttctaatgTTCACTTATTTAGGGTTATATTTCGTTTCTCTTATTAAGAAATATACCAGCTTTGATGAgaatttgatataattaaatTCTCACTTCTGTTCCCAAACTATGCACaactataatatttatattatacaaaCGCATTTCCGTTCTCTATTTATACTATATACCttaatacaaaattgttttcatttacctgtgttCATTATTCTATTTGGCAGTATTTTGTTCAAGGTTATGGTTGATTTCTGAAATGATTTAACATTTCACTCcttatttgattaattttgtattttcattgtgtcatagatcaaatttattcgttcagtgtatgttcacttgtgttaatatgtctttcGGTTGAGTAAAGCTGTTTTAATTGATATTGTATAGTGTTTTTCTAGTGGATGTCAAGACGGtccaacattcaacattcaacctttgtgtttgtttgtagcattcattttaaacaatcaacattcgatttcaacattcgacattcaaaaatattgtttctgtTCAATTTGTGTACACTTACTTTTTCAACATTGGTTTCAAACATTCAACTTTCATATTCAATATTGAACAtatgttttcaacattcgagttttcaactttaaacattcgttttttaacattcaacattcgtttttaacattcaacattcgtttttaacattcGTCTTTAAGATTCTagattcgttttcaacattcaacattcgattttgaACTTTGAACATTCGTTTAAAAC
This is a stretch of genomic DNA from Mytilus trossulus isolate FHL-02 chromosome 6, PNRI_Mtr1.1.1.hap1, whole genome shotgun sequence. It encodes these proteins:
- the LOC134723490 gene encoding ubiquitin carboxyl-terminal hydrolase 16/45-like isoform X1; its protein translation is MRKTHKQSTKGVRLFCGTLVTVFDYSSCKHVTSTTQECSHITVQIEDIIDNSKDITQEKINRIALETMGKIDTKATNLEKAIVNGQMKTKRIDKQTMPCRRCELSGLDGICYQKMMILEPPSILVLHIDRRENINGKFTKSNHIVTYPERLNVEPFCSILLKETEADQEVSYNLFGVVSHSGSLNSGHYVAYIKTVQNTANDWYKQMQNHWTFDAQESYEDKVERKLEELKQIQKSVHVISTENRNSDKRYTYSFSTPEMEIRDEIKWYCIDDNKVECCKTKEAINNKNAYLLMYAKQRPEFS
- the LOC134723490 gene encoding ubiquitin carboxyl-terminal hydrolase 16-like isoform X2; amino-acid sequence: MRKTHKQSTKGVRLFCGTLVTVFDYSSCKHVTSTTQECSHITVQIEDIIDNSKDITQGLDGICYQKMMILEPPSILVLHIDRRENINGKFTKSNHIVTYPERLNVEPFCSILLKETEADQEVSYNLFGVVSHSGSLNSGHYVAYIKTVQNTANDWYKQMQNHWTFDAQESYEDKVERKLEELKQIQKSVHVISTENRNSDKRYTYSFSTPEMEIRDEIKWYCIDDNKVECCKTKEAINNKNAYLLMYAKQRPEFS